The Girardinichthys multiradiatus isolate DD_20200921_A chromosome Y, DD_fGirMul_XY1, whole genome shotgun sequence genome has a window encoding:
- the LOC124863819 gene encoding WD repeat domain phosphoinositide-interacting protein 1-like isoform X2, which produces MEGADGAGEPVRQFGCASFNQDSTSLVLGTRSGYKLFSLTSVEKLDCIHESANTPDVYIVERLFSSSLVVVVCAAMPQWMNIYHFKKGTEICNYSYPNKILAIKLNRQRLVVFLEESIYVHNIKDMKLLKTLLNAPSNPSGLSALSTNHSSSYLAYPGSVLSGDIIVHDTNNLSTVAMIPAHDSPLAALAFNASATKLASASERGTVIRVFSIPEGERPFEFRRGMKRYVDISSLSFSADGQFLCASSNTETVHIFKLEQVGPREDEAATWTGYMEKMFSAASSYLPNPVSGMMSQDRAFATVHLFSSGQRNVCTLVTNQRLLRLLVATTDGQLFIYNVDPQDGGECQLACEHRLIGVDENHRGGTKSEEGQLTQKTHSSPSYAETAALPASGQATATLTGYSEDGGAKKGEVIPEHEFAAGPVCLDDMNEFPPVSIQKC; this is translated from the exons ATGGAAGGCGCGGACGGAGCAGGCGAGCCGGTCCGCCAGTTCGGCTGCGCCTCTTTCAACCAAGACTCCAC GTCACTTGTGTTGGGAACAAGGAGTGGCTACAAGCTCTTTTCTCTGACATCGGTGGAAAAACTAGACTGCATCCATGAGAGTG CAAACACTCCAGATGTCTACATCGTGGAACGTCTGTTCTCCAGCAGTCTAGTAGTCGTGGTGTGTGCTGCCATGCCGCAGTGGATGAACATCTATCACTTTAAGAAAGGGACGGAGATTTGTAACTACAGCTATCCCAACAAAATCCTTGCCATCAAGCTCAACAGACAG AGGCTGGTGGTGTTCCTGGAAGAGTCCATTTATGTTCACAACATTAAAGATATGAAACTTCTCAAGACTCTGCTCAACGCTCCTTCCAACCCCTCAG GTCTCAGCGCTCTTTCTACCAATCATTCAAGCTCCTACCTGGCATATCCTGGCAGTGTCTTATCTGGGGACATCATTGTACATGACACCAACAATTTG AGCACAGTGGCAATGATCCCGGCCCATGACAGTCCTCTGGCAGCGCTCGCCTTCAACGCATCAGCTACCAAACTTGCCAGCGCCTCTGAGAGG GGTACCGTGATCCGAGTCTTCTCCATTCCTGAGGGCGAGCGTCCATTTGAGTTCCGCAGAGGCATGAAGAG gTATGTCGACATAAGCTCCTTATCCTTCAGTGCTGATGGCCAGTTCCTCTGTGCGTCCAGCAACACAGAGACTGTTCACATATTTAAACTGGAACAAGTGGGACCAAG AGAGGATGAGGCTGCTACGTGGACAGGTTATATGGAGAAGATGTTCTCAGCAGCCAGCAGCTACCTCCCAAATCCGGTTTCTGGCATGATGAGCCAGGACCGGGCTTTCGCTAccgttcacctcttctcatCTGGTCAGAGGAACGTTTGCACCTTAGTCAC AAACCAGAGGCTTCTGCGGTTACTAGTGGCCACTACCGATGGCCAGCTGTTCATCTATAATGTGGATCCACAGGATGGAGGCGAGTGCCAGCTGGCTTGCGAACACAG GCTCATTGGTGTTGATGAAAATCACAGAGGAGGAACAAAGTCAGAGGAAGGGCAGCTCACACAGAAAACTCACTCCTCTCCATCTTATGCAGAAACTGCTGCCTTACCAGCCTCTGGCCAAGCCACGGCAACCCTCACTG